A stretch of Tripterygium wilfordii isolate XIE 37 chromosome 11, ASM1340144v1, whole genome shotgun sequence DNA encodes these proteins:
- the LOC120009151 gene encoding high mobility group B protein 3-like, which translates to MKGGRSKAEPKNAKLGLNKKGKAVSKSGKAAKDPNKPKRPASAFFVFMEDFRETYKKEHPKNKSVAAVGKAGGDKWKSLSEAEKAPYVAKAVKRKAEYEKNMKAFNKRQAEGPKEEEEAESEKSMSEVNDEDDDEEGSGEDEDDE; encoded by the exons ATGAAGGGAGGTAGATCAAAGGCGGAGCCTAAGAACGCCAA GCTTGGCTTGAATAAGAAAGGCAAAGCCGTAAGCAAATCGGGCAAAGCAGCCAAGGATCCTAACAAGCCTAAGAGGCCTGCAAGCGCGTTCTTCGTTTTCAT GGAGGACTTCCGAGAGACGTACAAGAAGGAACATCCTAAAAACAAATCCGTTGCTGCT GTTGGTAAGGCTGGCGGTGACAAGTGGAAGTCATTGAGCGAAGCT gagAAAGCCCCTTATGTAGCCAAGGCCGTGAAGAGGAAAGCTGAGTATGAGAAGAACATGAAAGCCTTCAACAAGAGACAG GCTGAAGGtccaaaggaggaggaagaagcagAATCTGAAAAGTCAATGTCTGAGGTgaatgatgaggatgatgatgaagagggCAGTGGGGAG GACGAGGATGATGAGTAG